A genomic region of Desulfuribacillus alkaliarsenatis contains the following coding sequences:
- a CDS encoding TorD/DmsD family molecular chaperone, with the protein MTKIVVMKKILTNNHQTKKMMGARNVPDQTFNRSSLEQRIIVYKLASMYYQDGVKVINDDRIRMLIDNIDFDNQHILTAIKMLEDSSLIDAKTLEQTEFDYNKLFVGPGKVKAPPYESVYRNPKRLLMQQETLAVRNFYRKLGIECKDNGSQPDDHLGLELEFMSYLLHCVLQEQNQQEQISQEQNSQEQILKEQNLQSQYLEVYKEFLEQHILQWVPKHCEQVLENSGSVICRAMALLLKGMMEVENSDRNVFIDLQGGKHDERTMQTF; encoded by the coding sequence ATGACAAAGATAGTAGTGATGAAGAAGATACTGACGAACAATCATCAGACGAAGAAGATGATGGGGGCGAGGAACGTGCCAGACCAAACATTTAATAGAAGTTCATTAGAACAGCGGATTATTGTATATAAGCTGGCATCAATGTATTACCAAGATGGGGTTAAAGTAATCAATGATGACAGAATACGCATGCTTATTGATAATATAGACTTCGATAATCAGCATATTCTCACAGCTATAAAGATGCTAGAAGATAGCAGTCTTATTGACGCTAAGACTTTAGAACAGACAGAATTTGACTATAACAAGCTATTTGTAGGTCCTGGAAAAGTCAAAGCACCTCCATATGAATCAGTATACAGGAATCCAAAACGATTATTAATGCAGCAAGAGACTTTAGCTGTGAGAAATTTCTATAGAAAGCTCGGTATTGAGTGTAAGGATAATGGAAGTCAGCCTGATGATCACTTAGGGTTAGAATTAGAGTTTATGAGTTACTTATTACACTGTGTATTGCAGGAGCAAAATCAACAGGAACAGATTTCACAAGAACAGAATTCACAAGAACAAATTTTAAAAGAACAGAATTTGCAGAGTCAGTATTTAGAAGTCTATAAAGAGTTCTTGGAGCAGCACATATTGCAGTGGGTGCCTAAACATTGTGAACAGGTTTTAGAGAATAGTGGCAGTGTAATATGTCGTGCTATGGCTTTGTTGTTAAAAGGTATGATGGAAGTAGAAAATTCAGATAGGAACGTATTTATAGATTTACAGGGAGGGAAACATGATGAGCGAACAATGCAAACTTTCTAG